One segment of Panicum virgatum strain AP13 chromosome 1K, P.virgatum_v5, whole genome shotgun sequence DNA contains the following:
- the LOC120651840 gene encoding protein FAR1-RELATED SEQUENCE 5-like yields MEPTAGIESGVQTPAARLGSVDSSVHETRATSTPTAGRGEVTETMVTPPAELRAPGNQPACAGVVGDAATRTVSEEEMDTPEIFQRHADSIEPSLVPRVGMEFRCLDDFYLEYARVVGFSIKRYRSDGNIKWLNCRSEGTNPGKAKKEDAKGRKTGTVMTGCKAGLKLRQIVNEKKEVVAVHIVLANLDHNHKFLTEKEAAKHFYSHKQVESPLLDFVGAMQDSRVPEHCIIDIVSDMNGGPENNPMTRQDLKNM; encoded by the exons aTGGAGCCGACGGCGGGTATAGAATCTGGTGTACAGACACCAGCGGCGAGGTTAGGCAGTGTCGATTCATCGGTACATGAGACAAGGGCTACGTCGACGCCGACAGCCGGCCGTGGAGAAGTGACAGAAACCATGGTTACTCCACCGGCCGAACTACGAGCACCAGGAAACCAGCCTGCGTGCGCTGGTGTGGTTGGGGATGCAGCAACCAGGACAGTGTCAGAGGAGGAGATGGACACGCCTGAAATTTTCCAGAGACAC GCAGACAGCATAGAACCATCCTTGGTCCCACGTGTTGGGATGGAGTTTCGGTGCCTAGATGATTTCTATCTCGAGTACGCGAGGGTGGTTGGATTCAGTATCAAAAGGTACAGGTCCGATGGGAATATCAAGTGGCTTAATTGCAGAAGCGAGGGAACTAATCCAGGGAAGGCTAAAAAGGAAGATGCTAAGGGCAGGAAGACGGGGACTGTTATGACAGGCTGTAAAGCCGGTCTCAAATTACGTCAGATTGTTAATGAGAAAAAAGAGGTAGTTGCTGTTCATATAGTGCTTGCAAATCTTGATCATAACCACAAATTTTTGACGGAAAAAGAGGCTGCAAAACACTTCTATTCTCATAAGCAAGTAGAATCGCCATTGTTAGATTTTGTTGGTGCAATGCAAGATAGTAGGGTGCCTGAGCATTGCATAATTGACATTGTGTCAGACATGAATGGAGGCCCTGAAAACAATCCAATGACCAGACAAGATTTGAAAAACATGTAA